One part of the Sphingopyxis sp. PAMC25046 genome encodes these proteins:
- a CDS encoding metal-dependent hydrolase → MPTLLRTPDDIRIEKRDLKFGRETPPPRWWHSGDPGRTAFFNALSSTFPVGEKFFMTSVRHYREGTPQPLRGQIDDFLYQESMHSREHVVFNRQAEDAGFDIASAEERARRTIAWVKRRSPIQQLAATCALEHFTATLAHDALANPVHLGGAADEARQLWRWHAIEEIEHKAVAFDTYLHAARSMTPLRRWLKRSTVMCVTTMRFHYVIFRNTADLLAQDGRNNWATWKGLLAWLYGRDGLMRALLRGVFTYMKPGFHPWELDDRPLLEEALRLLEGGKAKELAA, encoded by the coding sequence ATGCCCACTCTCCTCCGCACGCCCGACGACATCCGGATCGAAAAGCGCGACCTCAAATTCGGTCGCGAGACGCCGCCGCCGCGCTGGTGGCACAGCGGCGATCCAGGCCGCACCGCCTTTTTCAACGCGCTGTCGTCGACCTTCCCGGTCGGCGAGAAATTCTTCATGACCTCGGTGCGCCATTATCGCGAGGGCACGCCCCAGCCGCTGCGCGGCCAGATCGACGATTTCCTCTATCAGGAATCGATGCACAGCCGCGAACATGTCGTGTTCAACCGCCAGGCCGAAGATGCCGGCTTCGACATCGCATCGGCCGAGGAGCGCGCACGGCGGACGATCGCCTGGGTCAAGCGCCGCTCGCCGATCCAGCAACTCGCCGCGACCTGCGCGCTCGAACATTTTACCGCGACGCTCGCTCACGACGCGCTCGCCAACCCGGTCCATCTGGGCGGCGCGGCCGACGAGGCGCGGCAGCTGTGGCGCTGGCACGCGATCGAGGAGATCGAGCACAAGGCGGTCGCCTTCGACACCTATCTCCACGCCGCGCGCAGCATGACCCCGCTGCGCCGCTGGCTGAAGCGCAGCACGGTGATGTGCGTGACGACGATGCGCTTCCACTATGTTATCTTCCGCAACACCGCCGACCTGCTCGCGCAGGACGGCCGCAACAATTGGGCGACATGGAAAGGTCTGCTGGCATGGCTCTACGGCCGCGACGGGCTGATGCGCGCGCTGCTGCGCGGCGTCTTCACCTATATGAAGCCGGGGTTCCATCCGTGGGAACTCGACGACCGGCCGCTTCTCGAAGAGGCGCTCCGCCTGCTCGAAGGCGGCAAGGCGAAGGAGCTGGCCGCATGA
- a CDS encoding helix-turn-helix transcriptional regulator: MKHSVDVLTTGRPVMALQDEYPAGFVDPMHSHDHIQILYASAGVMSVRTPETSFVIPPQRAVWLPAGTRHEVACRGPVSLRTLYLPCAGHEHEKQCRVFEVSNLVKSLILEVVDFPALYDVDGREGRIITLLLDEIGRMPNAPYQVSMPSNPRLLRVCNAIIADPSDPRDIDDWAALAAMGRRTFTRSFKQETGMGLAVWRQQVRLMEALSLLAAGASITQVTYDVGYDSPSGFAAMFRRAFGVPPSQYLKH, translated from the coding sequence ATGAAGCATAGTGTCGATGTCCTGACGACCGGCCGGCCGGTGATGGCGCTGCAGGATGAATATCCCGCGGGTTTCGTCGATCCGATGCACAGCCACGACCATATCCAGATCCTCTATGCCTCGGCGGGGGTGATGTCGGTGCGCACGCCCGAGACGAGCTTCGTGATCCCGCCGCAGCGCGCGGTATGGCTACCCGCGGGCACGCGGCACGAGGTCGCGTGCCGCGGCCCGGTGTCGCTGCGCACGCTCTATCTGCCGTGCGCGGGGCACGAGCATGAGAAGCAATGCCGGGTGTTCGAAGTGTCGAATCTCGTCAAATCCTTGATCCTCGAGGTCGTCGATTTCCCAGCGCTTTACGACGTCGACGGGCGCGAGGGGCGGATCATTACGCTTCTGCTCGACGAGATCGGGCGGATGCCCAATGCGCCCTATCAGGTGTCGATGCCGTCGAACCCGCGGCTGCTGCGTGTCTGCAACGCGATCATCGCCGACCCGTCGGACCCGCGCGACATCGACGACTGGGCGGCGCTCGCGGCGATGGGGCGGCGCACCTTCACGCGCAGCTTCAAGCAGGAAACGGGGATGGGACTTGCCGTTTGGCGGCAGCAGGTGCGGCTGATGGAAGCGCTGTCGTTGCTCGCCGCAGGCGCGTCGATCACACAGGTCACCTACGACGTAGGTTATGACAGCCCCAGCGGCTTTGCCGCGATGTTCCGCCGCGCCTTCGGCGTCCCGCCGAGCCAGTATTTGAAGCATTGA
- a CDS encoding TetR/AcrR family transcriptional regulator: MYKQARPHQKRRKRTGAEVRGEGLAAARRLLLDRGPAAVTLANVGQAIGMSHANVLHHFGSAAGLQSALMESMVRDLTDALGNVVELMKTDSAAPRAVADRVFDAFDKGGAGPLAAWIILSGDVEHLEPVRAAVRALVEAIVGQSTDAAAPDRVRAAVLMMAVTAFGDAVIGPHVRDMLDQPDDAMRDLIARILPLFLIPTGTPPAAA; the protein is encoded by the coding sequence ATGTACAAGCAAGCGCGGCCGCATCAGAAACGGCGCAAGCGTACAGGGGCCGAGGTTCGCGGAGAGGGACTGGCGGCGGCGCGCAGGCTGCTCCTCGATCGCGGGCCCGCCGCGGTGACGCTCGCCAATGTGGGGCAGGCGATCGGCATGTCGCATGCGAATGTGCTCCACCATTTCGGATCGGCGGCGGGGCTCCAGTCGGCGCTGATGGAATCGATGGTGCGCGATCTGACCGACGCGCTCGGCAATGTCGTCGAACTGATGAAGACCGACAGCGCCGCGCCGCGCGCGGTGGCCGACCGCGTGTTCGATGCCTTCGACAAGGGCGGCGCGGGACCGCTCGCGGCATGGATCATCCTGTCGGGCGACGTCGAACATCTCGAACCCGTGCGCGCCGCGGTGCGCGCGCTGGTCGAGGCGATCGTCGGGCAGTCGACCGACGCAGCCGCACCCGACCGGGTGCGCGCGGCGGTGCTGATGATGGCGGTGACGGCTTTCGGCGACGCGGTGATCGGACCGCATGTGCGCGATATGCTCGACCAGCCCGACGACGCGATGCGCGACCTGATCGCCCGCATCCTGCCGCTGTTCCTGATTCCGACAGGAACTCCGCCGGCCGCGGCCTGA
- a CDS encoding FMN-binding negative transcriptional regulator has translation MTSLYDPRDAADVGRLIADYPLAWLVSRDFHASPLPLIAETDANGMVTALFGHCARRNPLVADFRADPRGMILFTGPEAYVPTALLSKPDWAPTWNYAVLRFKVEIEFVEGETKDAIERLVAKMEAGAWSTASLGARYDKMLAQIIAFRAHVRSAEHSFKLGQDESAEGFAEIVAGLSDRMLATWMEGQAKR, from the coding sequence ATGACCTCGCTCTACGATCCGCGCGACGCCGCCGACGTCGGCCGGCTCATCGCCGACTATCCGCTCGCGTGGCTCGTCTCGCGCGACTTTCACGCAAGCCCGCTGCCGCTGATCGCCGAGACCGACGCGAACGGCATGGTGACGGCGCTGTTCGGTCATTGCGCACGGCGCAACCCGCTTGTCGCCGATTTCCGCGCCGACCCGCGCGGGATGATCCTGTTCACCGGCCCCGAAGCCTATGTCCCGACGGCCTTGCTCTCGAAGCCCGACTGGGCGCCGACATGGAATTACGCCGTGCTGCGGTTCAAGGTCGAAATCGAATTTGTCGAAGGCGAAACCAAGGACGCCATCGAGCGGCTCGTCGCCAAGATGGAAGCCGGCGCCTGGTCGACCGCGAGCCTCGGCGCGCGTTATGACAAGATGCTCGCCCAGATCATCGCCTTCCGCGCGCATGTCCGCTCGGCCGAACACAGCTTCAAGCTCGGCCAGGATGAAAGCGCAGAGGGCTTTGCCGAGATCGTCGCCGGTCTCAGCGACCGGATGCTCGCGACATGGATGGAAGGACAGGCAAAAAGGTGA
- a CDS encoding DUF2147 domain-containing protein, with amino-acid sequence MTRALILLAAAAFATPAAAADITGVWATGSEGGRVEIYRCGNALCGKVVDAKRLRANPDLRDVRNSDPELRHRKLKGLVVLNGFTGGPTEWKGGPVYDPESGDGAANGRLKLLPNGKLELKGCIAFFCRTKIWTRAG; translated from the coding sequence ATGACGCGGGCGCTGATCCTTCTCGCCGCCGCAGCCTTCGCGACGCCCGCCGCGGCGGCCGACATCACCGGCGTGTGGGCAACGGGCAGCGAGGGCGGGCGCGTCGAAATCTATCGCTGCGGCAATGCGCTATGCGGCAAGGTCGTCGACGCCAAAAGGCTGCGCGCCAACCCCGACCTGCGTGACGTACGCAATTCGGACCCGGAGCTGCGCCACCGCAAGCTCAAGGGTCTCGTCGTCCTCAATGGCTTCACCGGTGGCCCGACCGAGTGGAAAGGCGGCCCCGTCTACGATCCCGAATCGGGCGACGGCGCCGCGAACGGCCGGCTGAAACTGCTTCCCAACGGCAAGCTCGAGCTCAAGGGCTGCATCGCCTTTTTCTGCCGCACCAAGATCTGGACCCGCGCCGGCTAG
- a CDS encoding alpha/beta hydrolase, producing MSKGLNAMQDDMADPDIRRFVDAINAAYAEHAATPGASMATRREVAERVRRPWREGGPIMAETREMDIEGARLRLHRPVADEKLPVMLYIHGGGWMLFSIDTHDRLMREYAARAGIAVIGIDYSLSPENKFPVALEECAAALGWIAAQADALGLDADRVLIGGDSAGANLSVATCLLQRQRRHPLPIAMLLNYGAFAPEHTPSYARFGAGDYSLEADEMDAFWAAYVADPAQLVDPLVAPLRADLTGLPPAFLAIADCDILADCNHEFARKLEEAGVPTRAVTYQGATHSFLEAMSIAPLAQRALDEQAAWIRDTLKI from the coding sequence ATGTCAAAGGGCTTGAACGCCATGCAGGACGACATGGCCGACCCCGACATCCGCCGCTTCGTCGATGCGATCAACGCCGCCTATGCTGAACATGCCGCGACCCCGGGGGCGAGCATGGCCACGCGCCGCGAGGTCGCCGAACGCGTGCGCCGGCCGTGGCGCGAAGGTGGCCCGATCATGGCGGAGACCCGCGAAATGGACATCGAGGGCGCTCGCCTGCGCCTCCACCGTCCGGTCGCCGACGAAAAGCTGCCCGTCATGCTCTATATCCACGGCGGCGGCTGGATGCTGTTCAGCATCGACACGCACGACCGGCTGATGCGCGAATATGCAGCGCGCGCGGGAATCGCGGTGATCGGTATCGATTACAGCCTGTCGCCGGAGAATAAATTCCCCGTCGCGCTCGAAGAATGCGCGGCGGCGCTCGGCTGGATCGCTGCGCAGGCCGATGCGCTCGGCCTCGACGCCGACCGCGTCCTGATCGGCGGCGATTCCGCCGGCGCCAACCTGTCGGTCGCGACCTGCCTTTTGCAACGCCAGCGCCGGCACCCGCTGCCGATTGCAATGCTGCTCAACTATGGCGCCTTCGCGCCCGAACATACGCCCAGCTATGCGCGCTTCGGCGCGGGCGATTATTCGCTCGAGGCCGACGAGATGGACGCTTTCTGGGCCGCTTATGTCGCCGACCCCGCACAGCTCGTCGACCCGCTCGTCGCGCCGCTGCGCGCCGACCTCACCGGCCTGCCCCCCGCTTTTCTGGCGATCGCCGATTGCGACATCCTCGCGGACTGCAACCATGAATTCGCCCGCAAGCTCGAAGAAGCCGGCGTCCCGACGCGCGCCGTCACCTATCAGGGCGCGACGCACAGCTTCCTCGAAGCCATGTCGATCGCGCCGCTCGCGCAGCGCGCGCTCGACGAGCAGGCGGCGTGGATCCGTGATACGCTGAAGATATGA